Proteins from a single region of Oncorhynchus tshawytscha isolate Ot180627B linkage group LG03, Otsh_v2.0, whole genome shotgun sequence:
- the mgat1a gene encoding alpha-1,3-mannosyl-glycoprotein 2-beta-N-acetylglucosaminyltransferase a, with protein sequence MLRKRGSAILCGAFLFVAWNAVVVLYLWGRPLSGREEREMDGGRGGADLAGDVIHMAEAFEAELEMQRKILLQIQGHRSLWEQPNENGASRGGPPQVVIPILVIACNRVTVKRCLDKLIEYRPSAELYPIIVSQDCGHAETAQMIGSYGSQVTHLKQPDLSDIAVKPEHKKFQGYYKISRHYRWALNQVFNSLSHSSVVIVEDDLEVAPDFFEYFRSLHPILKSDPSLWCVSAWNDNGRDGYVDPGKADLLYRTDFFPGLGWMMIKELWIELEPKWPGAFWDDWMRQPDQRRDRACIRPEISRTLTFGRKGVSLGQFYDKYLRYIKLNSEFVPFTKLDLAYLKEEKYKEIFEKQVYSAPLVKYEEVQRGQLKGAGPFCLHYSSKDGFKVLAKNLGVMEDLKSGVPRTGYRGVVSFLSRGRRIFLAPPPGWSKYDPTWS encoded by the exons ATGCTCCGTAAGAGAGGTTCTGCTATTCTCTGTGGTGCTTTTCTCTTTGTCGCCTGGAATGCCGTCGTGGTCCTCTATCTGTGGGGCCGACCCCTGTCTGgtcgagaggagagggagatggatggaggacgAGGAGGGGCTGATTTGGCTGGGGATGTGATCCACATGGCAGAAGCCTTTGAGGCAGAGCTTGAAATGCAGAGAAAAATCCTGCTTCAGATACAGGGTCATCGGTCACTATGGGAACAACCCAATGAGAATGGCGCCAGCAGAGGTGGCCCCCCTCAGGTGGTCATTCCCATCTTAGTTATAGCCTGCAACAGAGTTACTGTTAAACGCTGCCTGGACAAACTCATAGAGTACCGCCCCTCAGCTGAACTCTACCCAATTATAGTCAGCCAGGACTGTGGGCATGCGGAGACTGCACAGATGATTGGTTCTTATGGCAGTCAGGTAACTCACCTGAAACAACCAGACCTGTCAGATATTGCCGTGAAACCAGAACACAAGAAGTTCCAGGGCTACTACAAAATCTCCAGGCACTATCGCTGGGCTCTCAACCAGGTGTTCAACTCTCTTTCACATTCCTCTGTTGTTATTGTGGAAGATGATTTGGAG GTGGCACCAGATTTCTTTGAGTACTTCAGATCCCTTCACCCAATCCTGAAATCTGACccgtctctgtggtgtgtgtctgcctgGAATGACAATGGTCGGGACGGCTACGTCGACCCTGGTAAAGCAGACCTCCTGTACAGGACAGACTTCTTCCCTGGGCTGGGCTGGATGATGATCAAGGAACTCTGGATAGAGCTGGAGCCCAAGTGGCCTGGTGCATTCTGGGATGACTGGATGCGTCAGCCAGATCAGCGCAGAGATCGAGCCTGTATTCGACCCGAAATATCCAGAACTTTAACCTTTGGACGGAAAGGTGTGAGCCTAGGCCAATTTTATGACAAATACTTACGCTACATTAAACTGAATAGTGAATTTGTGCCTTTCACCAAGCTGGATCTTGCTTACTTGAAGGAGGAGAAATACAAGGAGATCTTTGAGAAGCAGGTTTACAGTGCTCCTTTGGTCAAATATGAAGAGGTCCAACGGGGACAGTTAAAAGGAGCGGGTCCATTTTGTCTACACTACTCAAGTAAAGATGGTTTCAAAGTGTTGGCCAAAAACCTGGGTGTGATGGAGGACTTGAAGTCAGGGGTCCCACGGACAGGGTATCGGGGAGTGGTCAGTTTCCTGTCAAGGGGAAGAAGAATCTTCCTGGCACCCCCTCCGGGATGGAGCAAGTATGACCCAACCTGGAGTTGA
- the LOC112230945 gene encoding E3 ubiquitin-protein ligase RNF183-like, with translation MSDDRERQGADGGYGVEQPPNVKPKPDSIKKAKKEKSTKVRRSMSTDSERGEGSGRRRERKRDKGLRRERGRSEENRRQDRAGDDSNRKASDPQENDMEDTECVVCFCEYDNVFKTPKLLSCGHTFCLECLARINVTSLELKSLSCPVCRELTNLPHGRNLPQLGNNQDIFRKLPPEMQRALSVRFKRSKGKLVLKKPPPGTTTLPTLKKQDRQASSNLQLGTIDQGLATVVDVGRPPRRVRGRLRRMFRSDQCYYTVMASIVTITVVLMLMGILAFMVMPNVVLHNGSKPNQGNSSQP, from the coding sequence ATGAGTGACGACAGGGAAAGACAGGGTGCCGATGGAGGCTACGGGGTCGAACAGCCGCCCAACGTCAAACCCAAACCTGACAGCATCAAGAAGGCGAAAAAGGAGAAATCCACCAAGGTGCGTAGGTCCATGAGCACTGACtccgagagaggagagggatctgggagaaggagggagagaaagagagacaaagggtTGAGGAGGGAGCGTGGTAGAAGTGAGGAGAACAGGAGGCAAGACAGGGCTGGAGATGACAGCAACCGGAAGGCGTCTGACCCCCAGGAAAACGACATGGAGGACACTGAGTGCGTGGTTTGCTTTTGCGAATACGACAACGTCTTTAAAACCCCCAAGCTGCTCTCCTGCGGGCACACGTTCTGTCTGGAGTGCCTGGCCCGGATCAACGTCACCTCCTTAGAGCTCAAGTCTCTTTCCTGCCCTGTGTGTCGAGAGCTCACCAACCTGCCCCACGGCCGCAACCTACCCCAGCTGGGCAACAACCAGGACATCTTCCGCAAACTCCCTCCAGAGATGCAGAGGGCGCTGTCCGTGCGCTTCAAGCGCAGCAAGGGCAAGCTGGTCCTCAAGAAGCCCCCTCCTGGTACTACCACCCTGCCCACTCTCAAGAAGCAGGACCGGCAGGCCTCCAGCAACCTCCAGCTGGGCACCATAGATCAGGGCCTCGCCACTGTCGTGGACGTGGGTCGCCCCCCTAGAAGGGTCAGAGGTCGCCTGCGCAGGATGTTCCGCTCGGACCAGTGCTACTACACCGTGATGGCATCCATCGTCACCATCACCGTGGTGCTGATGCTGATGGGCATCCTGGCCTTCATGGTCATGCCCAATGTGGTCCTCCACAACGGCAGCAAACCCAACCAGGGGAATTCCAGCCAACCATAA